In Acinetobacter piscicola, a single window of DNA contains:
- the gspN gene encoding type II secretion system protein N: MNKKSKQLTWWILGIVAFFIFVLLQVPATWLISKFYKNNQILHNVSGNIWQGQADWQQGNLRGSVTWHTRPFDLILLRAGANVEIHSGQTQLNGVAAYGLGKRVTIKNMTGQIAPETLKSIVDWQWPVNAIQLKDVSFKFKQETGFSESDGQLQWAGGELIYTYAQRQDRMNMPSLNGQLKDEAGKLIFDIQDQRSQKMVNITLDPTMMLDVQLTQRFLLNVPSYDGKAGLDTYVISSRQPLLQGGS; encoded by the coding sequence ATGAATAAAAAATCGAAACAGTTAACATGGTGGATTCTTGGCATTGTTGCCTTTTTCATTTTTGTATTATTACAAGTACCTGCGACGTGGTTAATTTCTAAATTTTATAAAAACAATCAAATTTTACACAATGTCAGTGGCAATATTTGGCAAGGTCAAGCAGATTGGCAGCAAGGCAATTTACGCGGCTCAGTGACTTGGCACACACGTCCTTTTGATTTGATTTTGTTGCGTGCGGGTGCAAATGTTGAAATTCATAGTGGGCAAACACAGCTTAACGGTGTTGCAGCATATGGTTTGGGTAAGCGAGTCACCATTAAAAATATGACGGGACAAATTGCACCAGAAACACTGAAAAGCATTGTTGATTGGCAATGGCCCGTCAATGCCATTCAACTTAAAGATGTCAGTTTTAAGTTTAAGCAAGAGACAGGTTTTAGTGAAAGTGATGGTCAACTACAGTGGGCGGGTGGTGAGTTAATTTACACCTATGCTCAGCGCCAAGATCGTATGAATATGCCATCGTTGAATGGTCAACTGAAGGATGAAGCAGGTAAACTGATTTTTGATATTCAAGATCAACGTAGTCAAAAAATGGTCAATATTACTTTAGATCCCACAATGATGCTCGATGTGCAATTGACACAACGTTTCTTGTTAAATGTCCCTTCTTATGATGGTAAAGCTGGTTTAGATACTTATGTAATCAGTAGTCGTCAGCCTTTGTTGCAAGGAGGCTCATAA
- a CDS encoding H-NS family nucleoid-associated regulatory protein: MMPDISDLSVEELERLAAQAEALIESKKDQKIEDAYNKIIEIAEAAGLTLEQFIEYGTHKRKKTTRKAVEPRYRNKNNAAETWTGRGKQPRWLVAEIEKGAKLEDFLI; the protein is encoded by the coding sequence ATGATGCCTGATATTAGTGATCTTTCGGTAGAAGAGTTAGAGCGTTTAGCAGCACAAGCTGAAGCCTTGATTGAATCAAAAAAAGATCAAAAAATAGAAGATGCTTATAATAAAATTATTGAAATTGCAGAAGCTGCGGGTCTAACTTTAGAACAGTTCATCGAATATGGTACGCATAAACGTAAAAAGACAACGCGTAAAGCCGTTGAACCACGTTATCGTAACAAAAACAATGCAGCAGAAACATGGACTGGACGTGGTAAACAACCTCGTTGGTTAGTGGCGGAAATTGAAAAAGGCGCTAAATTAGAAGATTTCTTGATCTAA